In the Thermoplasmata archaeon genome, TCTCTACCGATCCAACCCAATGTATCGGCTGCGGTATGTGCGCCAATGTCTGTCCTACCGGTGCCATCGAGGTGAGACAATGAAGTACACTGTGCAGATTGTCGGAGTCGGAGGACAGGGAGTCCTCTTGGCATCCATGGTTCTCGGTAATGCAGCCATGGACATGGGATATAAGGTCGCTATGAGTGAGGTTCACGGAATGGCCCAGAGGGGCGGAAGCGTTCTTTCCACACTTCGTTTTGGTGACGATGTCATCAGCCCGCTGGAGGCGGCAGGATGTGCCGATCTTATAATGGGATTCGAGCCTGCGGAGACCTGTAGGAACCTGCCTCTTGGAAACAAGGATTCTATTGTTCTTATGAATCTTGACCCTGTGCTTCCCTCAATGGTTGCCGCAGGTTTCGAGGAGTATCCGGACATCGAGGACCTTAAGGATGCCGTTCTGAAGGCCAACAAGAATCTGTACACCTTGGATGCCACTAAGATCGCTATCGAAGCTGGAAAGGCTGTAGCGGCCAACGCGGTGATGATCGGTGCAGTAGCGGCCATGAAGGGATTCCCCATACCTAAGGATGTCCTTCTCAAGAGTTTGATCGCTCAGGTTCCTGAGAAGTTCAGAGACCTTAATGTCAAGGCATTCGAGATGGGCTATTCTTCGATGTCCTGATCTCTCAAAAAATCTTAAGGCGGGCATTCCCGCCTTTCTCTTTTATTATTGATAAAACCGGTTCGTAACCGGAAGAATTAAAGTGTGTCGGACGGCAGCGCCGTCCGACAGTGGAGGAAAAGTCAAGCGTTTATGAAGTCTGCTATGGGGGACTTCTGAACGAAGTTATCGAACACTGCCGCGCACTCTTCAGTTACATCGCGGTCATTGTTCTGGGGGTACTCGGCGACGCAGGCCTCGATGTGGGCCATAATGACCGAGTTGATGGACGAGTATGCCTCATCCATGGTCATGTCGGACATCCTGGAAAGGATGATGTCGTTGCCAATGGCAGCAGCGTAGGGGCAAACGGCCCTGATCTTTCCGAATCCGTCCTTTGCGACCTCAACCCTGGATCCCTCGAAGGAGAAGGGTTTGATCGCTACTGCAAATGTCATTACATTTTGGGATTGTGCGGCCTCAATCACGACTGGTGCGGCTCCGGTTCCGGTTCCGCCACCGAGTCCAGCCACGATGAAAGCCTTGTCGTAGCCGGCAAGAGCTTCCTTGATCTCCTCAATGTGGATGTCAGCACACTGCATACCGAGCTTAGCA is a window encoding:
- a CDS encoding cell division protein FtsZ, with translation MGMHTMVYNTENKHKVAIVGVGGAGCNFVSAFTGRCDMDTIAINTDKEALHASTADRKIYICKGVVLHGEGAKGDAKLGMQCADIHIEEIKEALAGYDKAFIVAGLGGGTGTGAAPVVIEAAQSQNVMTFAVAIKPFSFEGSRVEVAKDGFGKIRAVCPYAAAIGNDIILSRMSDMTMDEAYSSINSVIMAHIEACVAEYPQNNDRDVTEECAAVFDNFVQKSPIADFINA
- a CDS encoding 2-oxoacid:ferredoxin oxidoreductase subunit gamma encodes the protein MKYTVQIVGVGGQGVLLASMVLGNAAMDMGYKVAMSEVHGMAQRGGSVLSTLRFGDDVISPLEAAGCADLIMGFEPAETCRNLPLGNKDSIVLMNLDPVLPSMVAAGFEEYPDIEDLKDAVLKANKNLYTLDATKIAIEAGKAVAANAVMIGAVAAMKGFPIPKDVLLKSLIAQVPEKFRDLNVKAFEMGYSSMS